A region of the Struthio camelus isolate bStrCam1 chromosome 4, bStrCam1.hap1, whole genome shotgun sequence genome:
TTGCCCGTCAATATCCAAATCCTGGATCTACAAAACAACCAGATCGCAAGCGTCCCGAGGGGGATTGCTGAGCTGAAGTCCTTGAAAGAGCTGAATCTTGCATCAAACCGGCTGACTGACCTGCCCGGGTGCAGCGGCtttcctgccctggcagccctgaACATAGAGATGAACTCAATCCTCACGCCGTCTGCCGACTTCTTCCAGAGCTGTCAAAGGGTGGGGGAGCTACAAGCAGGGCACAATCCGTTCAAGTGCTCCTGCGAACTGCGAGACTTCATCCGCCTGGAGAAGCAGTCTGGGGGGAAGCTGTCGGGCTGGCCGGGGGCCTACGTGTGCCGGTACCCAGAAGACTTGCAGGGAACCCAGCTGAAGGACTTTCACTTGAGTGAACTGTCTTGCAACACCACTCTCTTGCTTGTGACAGCTCTGCTCCTGACGCTGGTGCTGGTGGCTGTCGTGGCCTTTCTGTGCGTCTACTTTGATGCGTTGTGGTACGCGCGGATGATGTGGCAGTGGACGCAGATGAAGCGGAGGGCTTGGCACAGCTACCCCCAAGAGCAGGAGAACATGCTGCAGTTTCACGCTTTCATTTCATACAGCGAACGTGATTCTTTGTGGGTGAAGAACGAGCTGATCCCAAACCTGGAGAAGGGGGAGGGCTGTGTGCAGCTGTGCCAGCACGAGAGGAATTTCATCCCGGGCAAGAGCATTGTGGAGAATATCATTGACTGCATAGAGAAGAGCTACAAGTCGGTCTTTGTGCTGTCTCCCAACTTTGTGCAGAGCGAATGGTGCCACTATGAGCTGTACTTTGCCCATCACAAGTTATTTAGTGAGAACTCCAATAGCTTAATCCTCATTTTACTGGAGCCGATCCCTCCGTATGTCATTCCTGCCAGGTATCACAAGCTGAAGGCTCTCATGGCCAAGAGGACCTACCTGGAGTGGCCGAAGGAGAGGAGCAAGCATGCCCTTTTCTGGGCTAACTTGAGGGCAGCTATTAACATTAATCTGCCAGTGACTGATAGAAAGGAATGTGGGCAAAGCGATTAAGAATCTCTTTATtgtcggggtttttttttttggggggggcggtgaaataatacatttttggTAATTTTGACTGATTGACAATGTGTTTCACTCTGTTGTAGAACCGTGTTTCTACATAGTTGTCTATGCTGCCTTCTAGCTATAGGAAAAAATCAGCTTAGGAAAATCTTACTCAAAGTCACTTGAGATTGATACAATAAAGGCAAATCAGAAATGAGTTTGGAATGTGTGTTTTGAAATGCTGCTTGAAATACTGTTGTGAATTTTTCTAAGCAGAATAAAATCTCGAGAAGTTGTTATAGTCGTGTAGAAGCGTATGCTTGAGTTGCTGGAGAGTCTGGAGAGCTGCATTAATCACAAGGCTTAGGCAGCTAGGTCACATGACTTCCGTTGTCAAAATCAGCTTGCTAGAAAGAAAATTACACATCCTGTGAAGATGTCTAGGAACCCAGAGCTGGAGGCAGTTCCTTCATGGAGTTTTCTCAGATTCAGGGAAGCTTAAAAGGAACAAGATT
Encoded here:
- the LOC104143124 gene encoding toll-like receptor 1, producing MLEKMRSLKNFFLYECLFSLTFWNSVSLSVENELFTSASHNFPEAGSDNKIKSLPLMYTNSHKSKASFDWVVIQNTTESLSLSEIKNEDVEKLIALLSNFKKGSRLQNLTLANISVDWKDFTEILQTAWHSSIEYLNINNMTQLSDIEKYDFSYSDTSMKALTMKKILITDLYFSQDDLYRIFSDMNIAALTVAESEMIHMLCPSFDSPFKYLNFLKNDLTDLLFQRCEKLIHLEKFILQRNKFESLSKVSFMTSHMKSLKYLDMSKNLLHHDGAEGRCEWANSLAELDLSSNQLTESVFECLPVNIQILDLQNNQIASVPRGIAELKSLKELNLASNRLTDLPGCSGFPALAALNIEMNSILTPSADFFQSCQRVGELQAGHNPFKCSCELRDFIRLEKQSGGKLSGWPGAYVCRYPEDLQGTQLKDFHLSELSCNTTLLLVTALLLTLVLVAVVAFLCVYFDALWYARMMWQWTQMKRRAWHSYPQEQENMLQFHAFISYSERDSLWVKNELIPNLEKGEGCVQLCQHERNFIPGKSIVENIIDCIEKSYKSVFVLSPNFVQSEWCHYELYFAHHKLFSENSNSLILILLEPIPPYVIPARYHKLKALMAKRTYLEWPKERSKHALFWANLRAAININLPVTDRKECGQSD